The proteins below are encoded in one region of Sphingobacterium sp. R2:
- a CDS encoding TonB-dependent receptor yields the protein MNRYIIFSLIAAQQLFFPCYGQEKSIELEEVKVGGRRYHRAAEGALSIQLLTADSIQKYQAGSLMQTLSRLPGISAIGIGANQSKPQIRGLGFNRVATVENGIKHEGQQWGLDHGLEIDQFSVGSAEVLKGASSFLYGSDAIGGVIRLSPPAELQETGFKGQFNLLTKSNNATFGGSLQIQGRKGNWVFGGGFTHLEYGDYRVPTDTVYVYNYAVRLKDRHVRNTAGRETHFQLRGGYLSDRFSSIFYLSNYHTKFGFFANAHGLEPRGVDTVLYDKSSRDIGFPSQTVNHLKLINRNFIDLDKHKLWIDLGYQKNYRQEYNNYTAHGYMPPVYPKDMTIPINLERLYEKQVYSITVKDQFDLATHRLTIGANGEYQDNRIDGWSFLIPSFRQKAMGLFVYDQYKLADETMLYGALRYDYSHIQTSPYRDWFESQLEDNQSGRIVRASALSRRFNSLVWSIGAAHQFGDLETKINVGKSFRAPIAQELGANGVNYHYFSYERGNQSLSPEQSYQLDLSLTWSPRKVFVAFTPFFNYFSNYIYLNPTSSYDQYYGAGNQIFEYMESRVRRYGAELKLSYQPLKRWKVELLGEYVRSEQLSGAKKGYTLPFSPAPSALMDISWTAKNSKHFKETYLSVDCKWTAAQYHVVPPEESTAAYQVFNFRAGTQLRFSGSVLQLRLQVQNLFDKKYMDHTSFYRLISLPEQGRNFILSIGVPFGKQSRS from the coding sequence ATGAATAGGTATATCATTTTTTCACTTATCGCAGCACAACAGCTATTTTTCCCATGTTATGGACAGGAGAAGAGTATCGAGCTTGAAGAAGTAAAAGTTGGAGGGCGACGTTATCACCGGGCAGCAGAAGGAGCATTATCGATCCAGCTATTGACTGCCGACTCTATACAAAAATACCAGGCGGGAAGTTTAATGCAGACATTAAGCAGACTTCCCGGCATCAGTGCCATAGGCATAGGGGCCAATCAGTCTAAACCGCAGATTAGAGGGCTCGGATTTAATCGTGTGGCCACGGTAGAAAATGGCATTAAACATGAAGGCCAACAATGGGGACTGGATCATGGATTGGAAATCGATCAATTCAGTGTAGGGAGTGCCGAGGTACTAAAGGGGGCCAGCTCATTTTTGTATGGCTCAGATGCCATTGGTGGTGTCATTCGGCTATCACCGCCAGCGGAACTACAGGAGACAGGTTTTAAGGGGCAGTTTAACCTATTGACAAAGTCAAACAATGCGACTTTTGGCGGATCGCTACAAATACAGGGCCGAAAAGGGAATTGGGTATTTGGAGGCGGATTCACGCATCTGGAATATGGCGATTACCGTGTCCCCACAGATACAGTCTATGTTTACAATTATGCGGTACGTCTGAAAGATCGGCATGTTCGTAACACTGCGGGACGAGAGACACATTTTCAACTACGGGGCGGATATCTATCAGATCGTTTTTCTTCGATTTTCTACCTGAGTAATTATCATACAAAGTTTGGCTTCTTTGCCAATGCGCACGGCTTGGAACCAAGGGGCGTAGATACAGTACTTTATGACAAATCCAGTCGTGACATTGGTTTCCCAAGCCAGACGGTCAATCACCTGAAACTTATTAACCGCAACTTTATCGATCTGGATAAGCATAAGCTTTGGATAGACCTGGGCTATCAGAAAAATTACCGGCAAGAATATAACAATTACACCGCGCATGGTTATATGCCACCTGTTTATCCAAAAGATATGACTATTCCCATCAATTTGGAAAGGTTATATGAGAAACAGGTCTATAGTATCACTGTCAAAGACCAATTTGATTTGGCCACACATCGACTTACCATTGGCGCAAATGGAGAGTATCAGGATAACCGTATTGATGGTTGGAGCTTCCTTATCCCCAGTTTTCGCCAAAAGGCAATGGGCCTATTCGTCTATGATCAATACAAACTCGCGGACGAAACCATGCTATATGGGGCATTGCGTTACGATTACAGCCATATTCAGACATCACCTTATCGGGATTGGTTCGAATCACAGCTGGAAGATAATCAGTCGGGCAGAATAGTTCGGGCTTCGGCGCTCAGTCGTCGTTTCAATAGCCTGGTTTGGTCTATAGGAGCGGCACATCAATTCGGAGATCTAGAAACAAAAATTAATGTAGGAAAAAGTTTCAGGGCCCCCATTGCACAGGAACTTGGCGCCAATGGTGTAAACTATCACTACTTCAGTTATGAAAGAGGCAATCAATCATTGTCTCCCGAACAGTCCTATCAACTGGATTTATCCTTGACCTGGAGTCCCAGAAAAGTCTTTGTCGCCTTTACGCCATTCTTTAATTACTTTTCCAATTATATCTATCTCAATCCCACGTCAAGCTACGATCAATATTATGGTGCCGGCAATCAAATCTTTGAATATATGGAAAGCCGTGTTCGCCGTTATGGAGCAGAATTGAAACTCAGCTACCAGCCTCTGAAACGATGGAAAGTAGAATTATTGGGTGAATATGTTCGATCGGAACAACTATCGGGTGCAAAGAAAGGATATACACTTCCTTTCTCTCCGGCACCTTCAGCGTTGATGGACATCAGCTGGACAGCAAAAAATAGCAAACATTTTAAAGAGACCTACCTTTCCGTCGATTGCAAATGGACAGCAGCGCAGTATCACGTTGTTCCACCAGAAGAGTCCACAGCAGCTTATCAGGTCTTCAACTTCCGGGCAGGAACACAACTTCGGTTTTCGGGATCTGTCCTTCAATTACGCTTACAGGTTCAAAATCTCTTTGACAAGAAATATATGGATCATACCAGCTTTTATCGGCTGATCTCTTTGCCTGAACAGGGAAGGAATTTTATCCTATCCATTGGAGTTCCCTTTGGAAAACAGTCCCGATCATAA
- a CDS encoding DUF4342 domain-containing protein produces MATKTTFSINSKTITKVFQDLFDSFKSSRLKVSSKNGQEYLNISLLLAVIIGIIFPVAFIALIILSLIAPIEIAILQEVKEEHANQKMIELK; encoded by the coding sequence ATGGCAACTAAAACAACATTCAGCATCAACAGTAAAACAATTACTAAAGTTTTTCAAGATCTTTTTGATTCCTTCAAAAGCTCCCGTTTAAAAGTTTCATCCAAGAATGGGCAAGAATATTTAAATATCTCCTTACTATTAGCTGTAATCATCGGAATTATTTTTCCAGTAGCTTTCATTGCATTGATCATACTGAGCCTGATTGCACCTATTGAAATTGCAATTCTTCAAGAAGTAAAAGAAGAGCATGCAAATCAGAAGATGATTGAACTCAAATAA
- a CDS encoding tetratricopeptide repeat protein — MKLSEEYSIKVAALQSAEHQLTVDLSKPITPDIWLDALIHFEYNMQQPSATNLYDALFEKGTDFAANVYLSDEDYTFFIDKIKAVLERYAAINPQAWVELGLQHVLCRRHAIEKEKASFYLNRGIDAEVKWARPLYLYYNYLSVLADIDRDTAKAELESLALGGDLYAIAYISHIDVWTEKFEEVFDRIQVLRHAQEKKLLRHYYEALQFYYARKDNKAKRLEILEEGIALTDSRYCRFVLNDIKRADATSSVELERLIPEYHELFEYGMMDAAVQIALIKLQGLSNDNQVKEDFEQPLWYLQKAYDYNNIYAGYRLACLYLYNDTLQDIERGLSLLQLLDQRDDYVEAQVELAEILLEGRFLPRDEKSAFQKFSALAQKNIAYAKLRMGNMIESGYDGIDPDYKVAFAYYQDAAKDKLPQALYQVGRYLKYGIHGEEPDLAAAIPYFEEAAASNNVTALTEMGLAAELKAEPDYKLAFDYFSRAADLGYPYAYYLKGIYLENDYHQTGAPQPTAAFAAFEAGAGMQDLNSIYELARCYRGGIGTEINLDRMIDLYQQAAERNHVQALTDLALCYEYGYGLSKDAFKAQEYIKKAADLGFPYATYVLGRYYLTGLVKQDVPLGLQLLEEAAQKNVGEALLLLGDYFFFDYDQREEYDKGFDYYTRAEKLRYLTDGLGMCYEFGIGIEAQPAKAFEYYKQAAERGNQEAIYRLGRCLYFGIGTEIDKTAAYSQFIEVAQQGNIYACYFVGLQLLDGEGVPTDLHDGIEWLMKAADADHADAQYKLANCYLMGDGVEENETLALEWFERAADNGHEEAIRLTKKTRK; from the coding sequence ATGAAGTTAAGTGAAGAGTATTCTATTAAAGTTGCCGCATTGCAATCGGCTGAACATCAATTGACAGTTGATCTGTCGAAACCCATTACACCTGATATATGGCTTGATGCTCTCATTCATTTTGAGTACAATATGCAGCAGCCCAGTGCAACCAATCTTTACGATGCATTGTTTGAAAAAGGAACTGATTTTGCTGCAAATGTCTATTTGAGCGATGAGGACTATACTTTTTTTATCGATAAAATCAAGGCAGTATTGGAACGCTATGCTGCTATAAATCCGCAAGCGTGGGTCGAGTTGGGGCTACAACATGTTTTATGTCGCCGGCATGCTATAGAAAAGGAAAAAGCGTCATTTTATTTAAATAGAGGTATAGACGCTGAGGTTAAATGGGCGAGACCTCTTTATCTATATTATAATTATTTAAGTGTGTTGGCTGATATCGACCGGGACACCGCCAAAGCTGAACTTGAATCACTTGCTTTGGGAGGCGATCTATATGCAATCGCATATATTTCCCATATCGATGTGTGGACCGAAAAATTTGAAGAAGTTTTTGATCGAATTCAGGTGCTGAGACACGCTCAGGAGAAAAAACTATTACGCCATTATTATGAAGCGTTACAATTTTACTACGCTCGTAAAGACAATAAAGCCAAACGCCTGGAGATCCTGGAAGAGGGTATCGCCTTGACCGATTCCCGATACTGCAGGTTTGTTCTGAATGATATAAAACGCGCAGATGCAACTTCTTCCGTTGAACTGGAACGTCTTATACCAGAATATCACGAATTATTTGAATATGGAATGATGGACGCTGCAGTGCAGATAGCGCTCATCAAACTTCAGGGATTAAGTAACGATAATCAGGTAAAGGAGGATTTCGAGCAGCCACTATGGTATTTGCAGAAAGCATACGACTACAATAATATTTATGCAGGCTATCGTCTTGCCTGTCTTTACCTCTATAATGACACACTTCAGGATATTGAAAGGGGCCTGTCTTTATTGCAGCTACTCGACCAGCGAGATGATTATGTCGAAGCGCAGGTTGAACTTGCGGAAATACTGCTAGAAGGAAGATTCCTGCCGAGAGATGAAAAATCCGCCTTTCAGAAATTTAGTGCACTGGCACAAAAAAATATTGCCTATGCGAAGTTGCGCATGGGCAATATGATAGAATCTGGCTATGATGGAATAGATCCTGATTACAAGGTAGCTTTTGCCTATTATCAAGATGCCGCAAAAGATAAACTCCCGCAGGCTTTATATCAGGTCGGCAGGTACCTGAAATATGGCATTCATGGCGAAGAACCTGATTTGGCAGCTGCAATCCCTTACTTCGAAGAAGCGGCCGCTTCTAATAATGTTACTGCACTGACGGAAATGGGTTTAGCGGCTGAATTGAAGGCCGAACCAGACTACAAATTGGCTTTTGATTATTTTTCACGTGCAGCAGACCTGGGTTACCCCTATGCTTATTATCTGAAGGGAATTTATTTAGAAAATGACTATCACCAAACAGGGGCTCCTCAGCCAACAGCGGCTTTTGCAGCCTTTGAAGCAGGTGCTGGTATGCAAGATCTAAATAGTATATATGAACTAGCTCGATGTTACCGTGGTGGCATAGGTACGGAAATAAATCTAGATCGGATGATCGATCTATACCAACAGGCTGCCGAGCGAAACCACGTGCAGGCGTTGACTGATCTTGCCCTTTGTTATGAATATGGTTACGGACTGAGCAAAGATGCTTTTAAAGCACAGGAATATATCAAAAAGGCAGCTGATTTAGGTTTTCCGTATGCAACCTACGTCTTGGGAAGATATTATTTGACCGGCCTTGTGAAGCAGGATGTGCCCCTTGGTCTTCAATTGCTGGAAGAGGCTGCACAAAAAAATGTAGGTGAAGCATTGTTGCTGCTAGGCGACTATTTTTTCTTCGACTACGATCAGCGTGAAGAATATGATAAAGGCTTTGATTACTATACGCGTGCTGAGAAGCTTAGATATTTGACAGATGGACTGGGTATGTGTTATGAGTTTGGTATCGGAATAGAAGCACAGCCAGCAAAAGCATTTGAGTATTATAAACAGGCCGCAGAACGAGGAAATCAGGAAGCGATCTATCGACTGGGCCGCTGTTTGTATTTCGGAATAGGTACGGAGATCGATAAAACAGCTGCTTATAGCCAATTTATTGAAGTAGCACAACAAGGAAATATTTATGCCTGTTATTTTGTTGGGTTGCAACTGCTGGACGGAGAAGGTGTACCGACAGACCTTCATGACGGTATTGAATGGCTGATGAAGGCTGCCGATGCTGACCATGCTGATGCACAATATAAACTGGCCAACTGCTACCTCATGGGAGATGGCGTGGAAGAAAATGAAACGCTTGCCTTGGAGTGGTTTGAACGGGCGGCAGATAATGGACATGAAGAAGCTATTCGATTGACAAAGAAAACGAGAAAGTAA
- a CDS encoding DUF4625 domain-containing protein: MKTVQKYTLIAVLLTMAVACKKDKESIDTEKPTIAIDSETAFPKQCSTIKRGTSFTFRSKLSDNVALGSYSIDVHHNFDHHSHSTEIGECTAEAIKTPIKPFTLVKTVNIPGQPQQYDAELKIDVPADIDPGNYHFMIQVTDFAGWSSQKGISIRILE; encoded by the coding sequence ATGAAAACAGTCCAAAAATATACACTTATCGCGGTGTTACTTACGATGGCCGTTGCCTGTAAAAAAGATAAGGAAAGCATTGATACCGAAAAACCGACCATCGCCATCGATTCGGAAACGGCTTTCCCAAAACAATGCAGCACAATTAAACGAGGCACAAGTTTTACTTTCCGCAGTAAGCTATCTGATAATGTCGCGCTCGGGAGCTATAGCATTGACGTACACCATAATTTTGACCATCATTCGCATAGCACTGAAATCGGCGAATGTACGGCTGAGGCGATCAAAACGCCCATCAAGCCCTTCACTTTGGTCAAGACAGTTAATATTCCGGGGCAGCCACAGCAATATGATGCCGAATTAAAAATCGATGTGCCAGCAGATATCGATCCGGGTAATTATCATTTTATGATTCAGGTGACTGACTTTGCGGGATGGAGCAGCCAGAAGGGAATCAGCATCCGTATACTCGAGTAA
- a CDS encoding HSP90 family protein, producing MQEEKSYSFQVNLKGMIALLSEHLYSDPNTFIRELLQNGVDAITALKHLDEHHQGKIKIELPNVEQPKFMFQDNGIGLKESDIHQFLSVIGESSKGKDIKDAQDFIGKFGIGLLSCFVVSDEIIVETKSALEQQPLRWTARAEGDYKIERLSDDDIPVGTKVILSPKKQYNYIFEADYFEKKIKFYGDALRESISIVVGGVEKIIHKDEPKWFASSVSKTDLLAIGKEQFHVNFLDAIPFETTAGKAKGVLYVLPFRTQFSSKQRHRIYLKRMFLAEEDQSILPNWAFFVRMLVNTEELSATASRESLMKNDLLRQARKEIAAVLKTYLQQVKKIDYDIYIRIIQTHYLHLKAFALEDPDFLAIFLADIPFETNRGQRSFQNIIDYQQQLYYCADFEDFKQIDRMADTQGIMLINASYTFDTELLRKIKQKYPEYTITEMSPNQLLETFQPIHEDEHHQYFSFQKDAQRILDDYNCILEIRRFKPVDTPAIFTKMDQNNVENTISQLKENANPFAQVLKTSRPNKIQNTLCLNADNALITTLMDIKDAYMLRSVMEVLYVQALILGKYPVKEREMKVLNEALKNLIVMGLDNFVNL from the coding sequence ATGCAGGAAGAAAAATCATATTCCTTTCAGGTAAACTTGAAAGGAATGATCGCGCTGCTCTCAGAGCACCTTTATAGCGATCCCAACACATTTATTCGGGAACTGCTTCAAAATGGGGTGGATGCAATTACAGCATTAAAACACTTGGATGAACATCATCAAGGAAAAATCAAGATAGAATTACCAAACGTTGAGCAACCTAAATTTATGTTCCAAGATAATGGAATAGGTCTCAAGGAGTCCGATATCCACCAATTTTTGTCGGTTATTGGCGAGAGTTCGAAAGGTAAGGACATCAAGGATGCACAGGATTTTATTGGAAAGTTTGGCATTGGACTGCTCTCTTGTTTTGTCGTCAGTGATGAGATTATTGTGGAAACAAAATCGGCGCTTGAACAGCAACCCTTACGCTGGACGGCTAGAGCTGAAGGCGACTATAAGATTGAGCGCCTGAGCGATGATGATATTCCTGTGGGAACGAAGGTAATTTTAAGCCCCAAAAAACAATACAATTATATTTTTGAAGCGGACTATTTCGAGAAGAAAATTAAGTTTTATGGAGATGCACTGCGAGAATCCATTTCAATCGTGGTAGGAGGTGTTGAAAAGATCATCCATAAGGATGAACCTAAATGGTTTGCTTCATCGGTTTCGAAAACAGATTTGTTAGCGATAGGGAAAGAGCAGTTTCATGTCAACTTTTTGGACGCAATTCCATTTGAAACGACTGCGGGAAAAGCAAAGGGCGTGTTGTATGTTTTACCTTTTCGTACGCAATTTAGCAGCAAGCAGCGTCACCGTATCTATTTGAAGCGCATGTTCCTCGCCGAAGAAGATCAATCGATTTTACCAAACTGGGCATTCTTTGTCCGTATGCTTGTCAATACGGAGGAACTTAGTGCCACCGCATCGCGGGAGTCTCTGATGAAAAATGATTTGCTGCGGCAGGCGAGAAAGGAAATTGCTGCCGTTTTGAAGACGTACCTGCAGCAAGTGAAGAAGATTGATTACGATATTTATATACGTATTATCCAAACGCATTATCTTCATTTGAAAGCATTCGCCCTAGAAGATCCCGATTTTTTAGCAATCTTTTTGGCGGATATTCCGTTCGAAACCAACCGTGGACAACGAAGCTTTCAAAATATAATTGATTATCAGCAACAACTCTATTATTGCGCCGACTTTGAAGATTTTAAACAGATTGACCGAATGGCTGATACGCAGGGGATAATGCTTATTAACGCTTCTTATACGTTTGATACCGAGCTACTCCGTAAGATCAAACAAAAATATCCCGAGTATACTATTACAGAGATGTCGCCCAATCAGCTACTAGAGACGTTTCAGCCGATTCATGAAGACGAGCATCATCAATATTTTTCTTTTCAGAAAGATGCACAACGCATTTTGGACGACTACAACTGCATTTTGGAAATTAGACGGTTTAAACCAGTTGATACGCCGGCCATTTTTACAAAAATGGACCAAAATAACGTGGAAAATACGATTAGCCAATTGAAGGAAAATGCAAACCCCTTTGCGCAGGTACTCAAGACATCCAGGCCAAATAAGATCCAGAATACATTATGTTTAAATGCCGATAATGCATTGATCACCACGCTAATGGATATAAAGGATGCGTATATGCTCCGTTCAGTGATGGAAGTCCTGTATGTGCAAGCGTTGATTTTAGGCAAGTATCCGGTAAAGGAACGTGAAATGAAAGTCTTGAACGAGGCCCTGAAGAACCTCATTGTCATGGGACTGGATAATTTCGTGAATCTTTAA
- a CDS encoding hybrid sensor histidine kinase/response regulator, with translation MKKSRKLFIIRTVLIAFLILSLMFIGSIFTYQYIEYQKTESRLNKAYSAKNELTNLFYELFSSYNDSGNAFRSYTVDFSAKNLKNYSNSLDTLRFYIDSLSELSSQKGLTCATNTFLERNISLSDEFARIKKSVDNMIFLAKDSLSLLTKTNKNIRPGNNRIFADSVVNEILRDTALNVTMKDTIVRKKEKLFTRIFKAKNDTLVAAKLAQNFNVNQIKAIHNQIQNLIAQNEIFHLQDFSKIRRSFMELQQKERQLLQANYNLFNTISTALLRIKTHEDGILRAAEIQDFKLYRENSSIFGKQVIASIILMIIMVTLLLSYHYNTLVYERKLTAARDYALKTAKEKTSILANVSHDVRTPVNSLVSIIDLLKNNAESNRINPMLLDAITQDIHVINDTVEDILNLGKLESGTLEIKAEYFSPSQLLLNVIKMLQSQADKKALKLISSIDIDRDILIKSGTYRVRQIVSNLLSNAIKYTDKGTIEVKAYITKNQGSKLHIVVNDTGKGISAKDQEHIFEQYYMTDQKSKSSFGLGLHISKLMAAQLNGTLSVNSQQGKGSTFTLVVPFTEEKKNRKPITNLSKLSKDLSFVVIDDNAINNLFLKQALQHFENVKIYQDSTAAITYLKESKTDIIITDLKMQGPTGWDILNTVKDTNHMRGWNSKVIALTSDESQVTMQAPEGQQHEFDGIMTKPLNKAILAEIIARIS, from the coding sequence GTGAAAAAAAGTAGAAAATTATTTATTATCAGGACAGTTTTAATTGCCTTCCTCATTCTTTCCTTGATGTTTATCGGTTCGATATTTACCTATCAATATATTGAATACCAAAAAACCGAATCCCGTCTAAATAAAGCATACAGCGCTAAGAATGAATTGACAAATCTTTTTTATGAACTCTTCTCATCATATAACGACTCCGGAAATGCGTTTCGTTCCTACACCGTGGATTTTAGTGCCAAAAATTTAAAGAACTACAGCAATAGTTTGGATACGCTCCGGTTTTATATTGATTCACTATCGGAATTATCGTCGCAAAAAGGACTTACTTGCGCTACAAATACATTCTTGGAACGAAATATTTCCCTCTCGGATGAGTTCGCACGAATTAAAAAATCTGTTGACAACATGATTTTTCTCGCGAAAGACTCTCTTTCGCTCTTAACCAAAACAAATAAAAACATCCGTCCAGGAAATAATAGAATATTTGCTGATTCAGTTGTCAACGAGATATTACGAGATACAGCTCTTAATGTCACCATGAAAGATACGATAGTTCGAAAAAAAGAGAAGCTATTTACCCGTATTTTCAAAGCAAAAAATGACACCTTGGTCGCAGCTAAGCTAGCGCAAAATTTCAATGTTAACCAAATCAAAGCTATACATAACCAAATCCAAAATTTGATAGCGCAAAATGAAATTTTCCATCTCCAAGATTTCAGCAAAATTCGCCGTTCATTTATGGAGCTTCAGCAAAAAGAAAGGCAGCTTTTACAAGCTAATTATAACTTATTCAACACGATTAGTACTGCATTGCTACGAATTAAAACTCATGAAGATGGAATATTACGCGCCGCTGAAATTCAAGATTTCAAGCTTTATCGTGAAAACTCCTCTATTTTTGGAAAGCAGGTTATAGCTTCTATTATTCTCATGATAATTATGGTAACGCTCCTCTTATCATACCACTACAATACACTGGTGTATGAACGGAAACTGACCGCTGCCAGGGACTACGCTTTGAAAACAGCAAAGGAGAAGACGAGTATATTAGCCAATGTAAGTCATGATGTACGCACACCAGTCAATTCTTTAGTAAGCATTATTGACTTACTAAAAAATAACGCCGAAAGCAACCGGATCAACCCTATGTTATTAGATGCCATCACACAAGATATTCATGTGATCAATGATACTGTTGAAGATATTCTAAATCTCGGTAAGTTAGAGTCTGGTACATTAGAAATAAAGGCTGAATATTTTTCACCATCTCAACTACTCCTCAATGTGATTAAAATGCTCCAATCTCAGGCAGATAAAAAAGCATTAAAACTTATTAGCTCCATTGATATCGATCGCGACATCTTAATCAAAAGCGGAACATATCGCGTACGACAGATTGTTTCCAACCTCCTCAGTAACGCCATTAAATATACGGATAAGGGGACGATAGAAGTGAAAGCCTATATCACCAAAAATCAGGGATCAAAATTACATATTGTAGTTAACGATACAGGAAAGGGTATTTCTGCGAAAGATCAAGAGCATATTTTTGAACAGTATTATATGACTGATCAAAAATCCAAAAGTAGTTTTGGATTGGGATTGCATATTTCTAAACTCATGGCTGCACAGCTAAACGGAACGTTAAGTGTTAACAGTCAACAAGGTAAAGGATCAACATTTACATTAGTCGTCCCATTTACCGAAGAAAAGAAAAACAGAAAACCAATCACAAATTTGAGCAAATTATCAAAAGATTTAAGTTTTGTCGTTATTGATGATAATGCAATTAATAATCTATTTCTAAAACAAGCATTGCAACATTTCGAAAATGTAAAGATCTATCAAGATTCAACTGCTGCAATAACTTATCTGAAAGAAAGTAAAACGGATATTATTATAACCGATCTCAAAATGCAAGGTCCTACGGGCTGGGACATTCTAAATACCGTCAAAGACACCAATCATATGCGAGGATGGAATAGTAAAGTTATTGCATTAACGTCAGACGAATCACAGGTAACCATGCAGGCTCCAGAAGGCCAGCAACATGAATTTGATGGCATTATGACCAAACCGTTAAACAAAGCTATTCTTGCCGAAATCATTGCGCGCATTTCATAA
- the lepB gene encoding signal peptidase I, which produces MILTIFIVLTIVAAYGFWLLFEKAGRKGWEGVVPVYSQWIQSRILGKKTWQLILLLVPIVNIFVFYNLYLDFIHCFGKRRFWENCAAVLVPFIVLPLWGKDKNVQFLNGLYTKNLKTVHAEGRGATKEAELEIAHESYIDYNKKYPYKKSMVREWADAIVFATVAATLIRGFLLEAFMIPSGSMQQSLLIGDYLFVSKLNYGPRIPNTPIAFPFAHHTMPLIGGKAFSELIKIPYKRLPGFQEIKRNDVIVFNAPAGDTVAVENQDIPYYDLVRSMGREAVYQQFTIQTRPVDKREHLIKRCVGMPGDKISMKEGVLFVNDKPGFVAPESQMDYTVITDETGLDEQRLKDMGIEVSAIQPGVYLIFLTNDQAAMVKSWSNVKSMQMNLRKPGKVEANTFPNDPQYKWNYDNFGPFVIPKKGMAISLNAQTLPLYERAIRVYENNRLEKKTDGLYINGNRTDSYTFKMDYYWMMGDNRHNSLDARDWGFVPEDHIVGKALFTWMSWNADGNGLSKIRWNRIFKGIH; this is translated from the coding sequence ATGATACTTACAATCTTTATTGTACTGACTATAGTTGCCGCTTACGGCTTTTGGTTGCTATTTGAAAAAGCAGGCCGTAAAGGCTGGGAGGGAGTTGTGCCCGTCTATAGTCAGTGGATCCAATCACGTATCCTGGGCAAGAAGACCTGGCAGCTGATCCTTTTGCTGGTTCCGATCGTCAATATTTTTGTCTTCTATAATCTCTACCTCGATTTTATTCATTGTTTTGGTAAAAGAAGATTCTGGGAAAACTGCGCCGCAGTGCTGGTCCCTTTTATCGTTCTACCTCTTTGGGGCAAGGATAAAAATGTGCAATTTCTAAATGGGCTATACACCAAAAATCTGAAAACAGTGCATGCTGAAGGTCGCGGGGCAACAAAGGAAGCTGAGTTGGAAATTGCGCATGAATCGTATATAGACTATAATAAGAAATATCCCTATAAAAAATCAATGGTGCGTGAATGGGCCGATGCCATTGTTTTTGCCACTGTTGCTGCCACGCTGATTCGTGGTTTTTTATTGGAGGCATTTATGATTCCTTCAGGTTCTATGCAGCAGTCGCTCCTGATTGGAGATTATCTCTTTGTCAGCAAATTGAATTATGGACCCCGTATTCCAAATACACCCATAGCTTTCCCTTTTGCACATCATACCATGCCACTTATAGGAGGAAAAGCATTCTCTGAACTTATTAAAATTCCTTACAAGCGATTGCCTGGATTTCAAGAAATAAAAAGGAATGATGTGATCGTATTTAATGCCCCTGCCGGCGATACAGTCGCTGTGGAAAATCAAGATATACCCTATTACGATTTGGTACGTAGTATGGGGCGTGAGGCAGTATATCAACAATTTACGATTCAAACTCGTCCCGTTGACAAAAGAGAACATTTAATTAAGCGATGTGTGGGAATGCCCGGAGACAAAATCAGTATGAAAGAAGGTGTCTTGTTTGTGAATGACAAGCCAGGCTTTGTAGCGCCAGAAAGTCAAATGGATTATACGGTTATCACTGATGAGACAGGTCTCGACGAACAGCGCTTGAAAGATATGGGAATAGAAGTTTCTGCCATTCAGCCCGGTGTGTATCTCATCTTTTTAACAAATGACCAAGCGGCTATGGTAAAATCTTGGTCGAATGTCAAATCCATGCAAATGAACTTACGCAAACCTGGAAAAGTCGAAGCAAATACCTTTCCGAACGACCCTCAGTATAAGTGGAATTACGATAATTTTGGCCCGTTTGTAATTCCAAAAAAGGGAATGGCGATTTCCTTGAATGCTCAGACGTTGCCGCTCTATGAGCGAGCCATACGAGTGTATGAAAATAATCGGCTTGAAAAGAAAACGGATGGGCTTTATATCAATGGAAATCGAACAGATTCCTACACCTTTAAAATGGATTATTATTGGATGATGGGAGATAATAGGCACAATTCGCTCGATGCTAGAGACTGGGGATTTGTTCCTGAAGACCATATTGTCGGAAAAGCACTATTTACCTGGATGAGCTGGAATGCAGATGGTAATGGGCTTTCAAAAATACGATGGAATAGAATTTTTAAAGGTATTCATTAA